A window of Marmota flaviventris isolate mMarFla1 chromosome 20, mMarFla1.hap1, whole genome shotgun sequence contains these coding sequences:
- the H1-10 gene encoding histone H1.10, whose translation MSVELEEALPPTGAERAKRAARARGGGGGGGGGGGAATRPAAAPKRKSSRKKNQPGKYSQLVVETIRRLGERGGSSLARIYAEARKVAWFDQQNGRTYLKYSVRALVQNDTLLQVKGTGANGSFKLNRKKLEAAERRAPAPVPAPAAHKSKKPAPRRADPRPAADKRAPAKAAAAAAKDQGGSGGGGGSKAKKAAAAAAGSKKVKKAAKPSVPKVPKGRK comes from the coding sequence ATGTcggtggagctggaggaggccctGCCGCCCACGGGCGCCGAGAGGGCCAAGAGGGCGGCGCGCGCgcgtggcggcggcggcggcggcggcggtggtggCGGGGCGGCGACCAGGCCCGCGGCCGCCCCGAAGCGCAAGAGCAGCCGCAAGAAGAACCAGCCGGGCAAGTACAGCCAGCTGGTGGTGGAGACGATCCGCAGGCTGGGCGAGCGCGGGGGCTCGTCGCTGGCGCGCATCTACGCGGAGGCCAGGAAGGTGGCGTGGTTCGACCAGCAGAACGGGCGCACCTACCTCAAGTACTCGGTGCGCGCGCTGGTGCAGAACGACACGCTGCTGCAGGTCAAGGGCACGGGCGCCAACGGCTCCTTCAAGCTCAACCGCAAGAAGCTGGAGGCCGCCGAGCGGCGCGCCCCCGCGCCCGTGCCCGCGCCCGCCGCGCACAAGTCCAAGAAGCCGGCGCCGCGCCGCGCGGACCCCCGACCCGCGGCCGACAAGCGCGCGCCCGCCAaggccgctgccgccgccgccaaGGACCagggcggcagcggcggcggtggcggcagCAAGGCCAAGaaagcggcggcggcggcggccgggaGCAAGAAGGTGAAGAAGGCGGCCAAGCCCAGCGTCCCCAAGGTGCCCAAGGGGCGCAAGTGA